The sequence below is a genomic window from Dioscorea cayenensis subsp. rotundata cultivar TDr96_F1 chromosome 6, TDr96_F1_v2_PseudoChromosome.rev07_lg8_w22 25.fasta, whole genome shotgun sequence.
CCACTGTATGTTTACCCAAAGGTAACTAACACAGCTCCCAGGTGTTATTTCTCTCAATTCATGCCATTTCTACATCCATTGCCTCTTGCCACTCCTTGTACTTCACTGCTTCATTGTAATTTACTGGATCACTTGCACATAAAGCAAATGTACAAGTGCTATAGATGTCAGATACTAAGCGTGTCTTTCTTGGAGGTGCATCATCAGTCTGAGCACCCTGTGAGCTTTGTCTTTGCAAGGATGAACCTTCATCTGCAACCTTGTCAATCACTACATCACTTGAATCATCAATTGTTTCTTCAATCAAGATTTCTGGCTTTTCATGCCTACTTGGTTCCCAATTCCACCGAGACCCCTTATGGAACACCACCTCCCTACTCACAATGATCTTACAAGTAATGGGGTTATACAACTTGTATGATTTGGCTTCTGAATAGTAGCCAATGAATACACATTTCTCAAACTTATAGTTAAGCTTTTGCAACTTATGTAATGGAATTAATACAAAAGCAATGCATCCAAATACTCGAAGATAACTTACAGTGGGTTTAGCTCCATACCAAGCTTCATATGGAGTCTTATATCGCAGTACACTTGTTGAAGATCTGTTTATGAGATACACTGGAGTAGCCACTGCCTCTCCCCAGAACTTGATAGGCAGTTCTCCAGTCTTGAGAAGCCCTCTAGCAATCTCTACTACAGTTCTATTCTTGCACTCCACAACCCCGTTTTGTTGTGGAGTGTAAGGAGTTGTGAACTCCCTTTTAATTCCAAACTTGTCACAATACTCTTGGAATTCATTTGAGGAAAATTCCCCACCTCGATCATTCCTCAAGGCCTTTAATTTCATGCCCGTTTGCCTCTCCACAAGTGTATGAAAGAGTTGAAACTTTGTGAAGGCTTCAGACTTGTTTCTAATGAAGAACACTGAGCACCACCTGTTGTAATCATCAACAAGTAAGAAGAAATACATGTTTCCTCCCAAATGAGTCTTCTCTCATAGGACCACAAAGGTCCATGTGTACAAGTTCAAGGCATGAACTTGCTCTTTGTGCTTCTCCAATAGGAAATGAACTCCTTGCTTGGTTTTCCAGTACACACTCCTCACATTGTGTCTTCTGCTTTAATTCAGGTACCCCTCTCACCATCTTCTTACTTTCCATAGTCTGTAGACTCTTGTAATTTAGGTGCCCCAGCCTTAGATGCCATAATTCGTCTGGTGTTAGATTCTTCACAACCATTGCAAGACTTTCCATCTTTACAATGTCCAGGAGAAACATGTTATTGCTCGATCTTAAGACAGCAATGACACGATTCTCCTCTTGATTATCATTAATGATGCATTGATCCTTCTCAAACATCACTGAGTATCCCTTGATGAGCAATTACCCCCACACTCAAAAGGTTATGTGCTAGTCCCGGCACATACTGAACTCCATGCAACCTCTTCTCAGTTCCTGATTTTGTCTTGACATTCATTGTCCTTACTCCACACACCTTCATTTCTTTATCATCTCCGAGCCTCACAGTGACCTTCACTGATTCATCAAGGTTACTAAACAGCAACCTATTCCCGGTCATGTGTTTTGAACACCTGAAGTCAATCAACCAAACTGAGCTGGGTTGATCACCGGTGGAACTGCTCGCCATGAAGAGATTCTCAGCGTTGTTCTCTTCTTCTGCAAGGTTGGCCCCCTTTTCTGGTTGCTTCACTTTTGCTTTGCATTCAGCTTTCATATGCCCAAATTTCTTACATTAAAAACACTGGAAATGACTCCTGTTATCAAAACCTCTTCCACGACCACCTCTAGATTATCCTCTCCCGCGAACAAACGACCTCCCGTGACCTCTGCCATCACCCCATGAGCTCCTAGCACCTCCACCTTTGCTATGATTAGTGATAGGATGCTCGCTCTTGACATGGAGGGCTTTTTCAACAGTCTTCCCCGCTGCACGATTCACTCTCACCTCGTGAGCTTGTATTGTACCACAGAGATCGTTCAAAGTGAGCTTCGAGATCTCCTTCGACTCCTCAATTGCAACTGCAACCTAATCGAACTTCGGTGCTAGGCTCCGAAGCACCTTAGACACAACTTCAAGGTCCTTAAGCTTGTCCCCGAGAGCCTTAATCTGCTTGGTAATTGTAATAACCCAAGAAATGTACTCCTGAACTCCTTCGTCATCCCCCATTTGCAA
It includes:
- the LOC120263066 gene encoding uncharacterized protein LOC120263066, with product MGDDEGVQEYISWVITITKQIKALGDKLKDLEVAVAIEESKEISKLTLNDLCGTIQAHEVRVNRAAGKTVEKALHVKSEHPITNHSKGGGARSSWGDGRGHGRSFKFGHMKAECKAKVKQPEKGANLAEEENNAENLFMASSSTGDQPSSVWLIDFRCSKHMTGNRLLFSNLDESVKVTVRLGDDKEMKVCGVRTMNVKTKSGTEKRLHGVQYVPGLAHNLLSVGVIAHQGILSDV